The Plasmodium knowlesi strain H genome assembly, chromosome: 12 sequence GGGGCGAACAGGGGCAACATACGGACATGCGCACACGGGGGAATGGCTGCATGAATTCGtagtgcacatatgtatacagaCGTGAAACCgcgtacatgtgtatattcgCATACGTACAAACTCATACTTAAATTTGCAATTACGATTGCAATTAtgtatacacgtatatatgtacactttCGCATGTTTTCTCATACTTCCTCCATGCGTACGCACGTACAATCACTCGTGACACGGATTTATGAGTGTTCCcccatttccattttcaaaATCCATGCCAGAAAATACTCGCGTTCGAAAATACGAATGTAGAAAGCGCAGGTGCACACCACGTCATAAATTCGTTTTTGCCATGTGCGCCAAACGATGCACATTCACGAGTTATTTaaccaaaaggggaaatgaagATGTGCGATTGACTTTTTCTAACAACGCTAATGTTACTTCGGAACATGTTTTTAGGAACATCGCACCTGCATAACCAAAtagatgaacagaaaaaaaaaaaaaaaaaaaaaaaaaaaaaaaaagttattgaAAATTGCATGAACAGTTCAGGTGGGTGTGCAAAAATATGCCAAAAAATTACCTgcacatagaaaaaaaaaaaaaaaaaaaaaaaaaaaagaacatcgaGAGAATGCAACTAAAAAAGGCTATTTTATAAGCGGCTATTTTACAACTGCAacttattttgcaaaaaaaatgcattttccAGTGTGtatttgaaaatttcccGCTTTACCTTTTCACTTGTGTGTATTAACTGATTGCCCCCAATAGGTGTAATTGCTGGGCGGTATTTTTCACCCAGCTCGGGCGCCCGCCTTTGGACAACTGCTATTCTGTAGAGAGGCAAAAtaaccagaaaaaaaaagtgtaaacaTATTTAAAAACGAAAACTGTCTGTTCAATGTTTTTTCTGCAGAAGAGTTACATTTAGCTGGCAAAAGCTCGTCCGCCTTCTTCTCAACTTttgaacatttttaattacacttttttttacactcaTTTTATGggtaaatattttcaattgggagattttttttttttttttttcgtgtgtgttttgtgtgcactgTGCTTAAATTTTGTTAGCAGAAACAGGTAGGCTTGTaacgaatggaaaaaaggaaaatcccCAAAATGGGTATGCCATGAACGTTATATTTTGACTTTTCCAATCCGCTTGGCTTAATTTGCcatttcacctttttcattCGTTGCACGTTTCCGTTATTTTGCCGTTGCCCCTTTAAATCCAGCTCCCACCTAACAGCGAATTGCTACCAGCGTTGTTTACTCCACGGCGATGTGTTCCCCTtttcgtttaaaaaaaaaaataataataataataacaaaaaatgtgcgctaaaataaatgtgccaATTGTGCTTCTCACGAATGTACACATGCGTGcactgaaaaaagaaaggtagggaaggaaataaaggaaatgttcaaaaggggaagttaATGCCACCCCGCTTTCTCCTTAAACCacgccattttgtttttcactACAGCTTCTACATGCAGCCCGTTAGTTCCTTACATCACGTTactttgaaaaattatttttttaaaaaaatgataaggtTCTACATATATGCGCTTGTATTCACGTAAATGGGGATTTTTTAAGACGACCTTGTAGCTACATTGCGTACCAAAATGTGAAGACCACTGAGTTTGAACAAACGTTAGTAGCATCCACAACCTCGCACAAGTCGGTTGTGCCTTTAAGGAGTGAATGAACTACGcgacatttaaaaaaagacgaagaaTTGGCAAAGGTGCCAAAAATATACGCACTATATGTACATCCACCAAATGGATGCTAAAGTGCCCATGGCGAATGTCCGTGTGTTGAAAGGGTAGCCCGTAGGTTCCCAGAACAAACTCGTTTTGATACCTAGAAGGGTGATGTTTCAAATGGGTAATAATattaggaaaagaagaaaacaaaaaaaaaaaaaaaaaaaaaacgcattaACGTACAAATATGGAGGTGGACTGCTCCCAACGTATGAACCGCATGTCCACCCTCAGCATTTATCATCGTGGTAGAGAAAATTGTTCTGGTTGCTCCCCGGTTTCGCATCAGCATGTGTGTAATTATCaattggcaattttttctccttagcAGAAGATAACATAGATATAATGGATAGGACTAAGCCGGAAATGGATAAACTAGGGTTGTAGTCATCACCGAGCAGGCTTAAACATATGTCTCCATTAGAATACACATGAGTATGTTTAGGTGGCTTCTGTAAAAAATAGACAATGGGGGGCTTCAGAGGATAATCATCTGGAAATATTATCTTAAGTTTGTAAACTTCATTAGCATATATAGTATTTTGCAATCCTACATATTTCACAATCCAGATTCGGATATTATTTGGGTGTACATCTAGGGTGCAGTTAATAGGGGGGTTATTCAGAAAGTTATGTAACTCCTTCTGTATTCTGTAGTTTGCGTTTCCCATGTTGTACTTGGTTCTCATGTGTTTCTTAACGCTTGTCGATGGTTCTAAGCTACAGCTCTTGTTAGCACTATTGTGCGGATTAATCGTGCATAATCGCTTTGTAACCCTGTTAATGTGTTTGtgtgtatttcttttcttcatttggggTAATATCATACCTTTTGCCACTGCTCTTTTTAGCTTAGTCCTTGAGCTATTAGTTATATTGATCAGTGTGCTCCCCCATGATGTATTTTCGCCAAATGGATTactatttttcaaatttttgcatttcacAAAATTGCTCTTTAGAAGTAATGTTAGTAGGACTACACACCATGTTATTACACATTTCCCTAGctgcattctttttttattttaattttttttttttttgcttactATTTGGTGAGATGGGTTATTCACCCTTTCCATGCCATTCGTAGCTGTATTCCTCTTCGTGCGTCCACCTTTTCATTTGAGGGGCACCTTTACTATTCGACTATTTTGGGGTGAATAgaacaaaagggggggttaTCACAGAATTGCGTCTGGTAGACCTCTATACGACTGTACCTTCCTGTATGTTTTCTTACACGCCCCAGTGGCTTCTACCTCTAGGAGAGTCAGCCTTCATGTGAAATGAGCGCTGCATGCTGCCTACTCCTCTATAGCAGGTTATATTTCGTGTATTTATAGTTCTCCGAATTATCCTAATCTAATATGAATCCCTTATACACCCTTTTCGCATGACCTCCTTGGTGAAAACTCCCTACATGTGGCAAGAGCCCAAATCAAGTCAATCCCTCGAATGGgggtgaaaattttattaggAAAAAGGGGTTACACAACGTTGAGCAAGGGTAAATTGGTGGCTTCTGTTGGCAGATCCTTCtttaccacttttttttttttttttttttttcttcatatttacTCAAACGTATGAGAGAGCAgcagaatatattttttttttcagtattattaattttcgaaaaaaaaaagatataacGAGGAAAAATTCCCCATTTTATAAGTATTCCCGTTTGGTGTGTTTTGCCCCTTTCGCAACTCCAGGCAAGGTAAGTATCTTCCCTATGTATGCACCTGGGTATATGAACCTATGATATACCTTTTGAGTTACAAGAGAAGCTCTGCATAGTGTGACAGGGGAACAAACCCGACTGCATATTCACCCACGAGATAAATCTTGACGGGGAAAACGGCCTATCtggtgaagagaaaaaactgaaCGTGAACTCATCTCTCGATGAATATACCATATGCACACACCCTACCACCGTGTGATAACCCCCATTTGCAAATTCCTAATTAAAGAATTCTTAGCACAAACCGGACGGGGAAAACGCTGGTGACTCTCCCACGCCCTCCACAAAAGTAATTTCTCCAAACCATTTATTTCACCCGCTACCATATCGGGGATCCTCAAGGTGAGTGCCCCTTGAGCAAAGATGTCCCTCCCCCCCATGTAACAGTGAAAAAGGAGGCATGTGAACGGGTTAGCGAACAAGCGGGGAACAGAAGGTAGATGAGCCAACTCCAGCGCCGCCAAGTAAATAAAGCATTATCCTCTCTTCTTTTATCCAAAATTGAGTACAGTAAAATTTGAATATATAATACGCGAGTACCGCTTTTCATGTGCCCCGCGTTCTGTCATTCCCtcgaaaatgaattaaaaaaaatggccatTCACTTCTGATGTACACACCTTTCTCATTTGAAATTATGATAAACACTTTGATTGTACTTTCATTCAATTTATATGAAaatccattcttttttttcctccccttttttttttttttttttttttttttttggagacaGGCATTTAATGTATCAtcatttacaattttgaaaaaaaaaaaaaaaaaaaagtgaaaaatgggAGGACTAAGATTTGGCATGATATAACTATAAAAGACTATTCAACGaaatattcattttatttaattattttttttcttctctccattttatttttcccaaaaTATAGAATTAGGCGTATGTCTCTTTTGACATAAAAGCTATTTACACTGGGCTTATTTGACTACATCGCATTGTATACAAAGGAGGGTGTGCGTGGAGGTTGGCATACGAATGCACATCTGAAGGCGTATGACATAGAGTACCCACGTGTCCATTCAAGCTGACCTATGCGCAACAGGAGGTACATCCTAGAAACCACCCCGTGAGAAACTAGACACCCATTCCACAAACACTCATAACGCCTGACCCGCGCAAAACTTGCCGTTACGACGTTCCTAGTTTGATTATAATAATCTGCCAAAGCGCACTGCACAGAAAGCGAATCAAACGGTGGCAATCCTTTGCCCCTTTTGCATATGTGAAATGAATGAGCCAAAGCGGGGCACATTCTTTTCTTGACTGAAAATGTCTAAGTGCTTTTCCTCCAAGAGGTAGGGGAAAGAACAATAGACACTTCCAATTCAATatgaatattttaaatataaaaaaaaaaagaaaaaaaaattattccttcGAAGAAGAGAGTGATAAAACGGATGATGAAGGAGAGCAGTTAAACGAGGGACTTGAACGTGGGGGagcggaaaaggaagaatatgcAAGTGGAAAGGAACCTATCCAATGCGACGGCAGCGGTGATACAGCGGAGGCGGTATCCGATGTAGATACCAACGTAGAGCCAGAGAGTGACTCAAAAAATCTCACAGTACCTGAAGGGATATCAGAAAAGGCAAACAATGAGGAAGGCGATGAGGCAGGTGATGTACCAAACGTGGACGCAGAAAATGGAGACTATGTCCCGCcgggggaggaagaacagGAGCAGAAGCCCAGCGATAATAAAGATGAAAAtgggctaaaaaaaaaaaaaaaaaaattgcgaagGTTGAAAGAATGCTCTGATGGAAGTGACACTCAGGAGAATACGAAAGAGGCGGATAAGCAGAAACAGGCtcataaaattaataaaaagaattttatCGTAAAAAGTGTCGCACacgaaaagagaaaggaggaCGATGATGGAAAATCTCCACCGGACGATTCACACGAAACACCCTCGGGGAGGATAGTAAatcaggaggagaaaaaaaaaaaacaaaaaaggatgaaaaaaaaggccaagGGGGGCAGGAAGCAGAGCGAGAACAATAAGACGAATGAAGGTGACAACTCCGATGCGAGCTACCGCGATGGCGtcgatgaagaggaggatgatgatgacgactaCGAGGGATACCATCCCGATGACCACTCGGACAGTGAACCGGACGAGGAAAACGAGTTCTCACAAGGAGAGAGtgacgaagaggaaaagaagaaaaagtctcgaagaaagaaaaaggcaggAGGGGGTACCCAAAAGAAAAGCGAACAAAGGGAGAACGAATCCAAGGCCGATAAAGATGGAGACAACGCGGAacaagtgaaggaaagaagaaggaaaacgaaaaactCCAAACTCATGGAGGATATCAACCCAGATGAGGACAAgcttaaattaaaattaatttgcATGTCTTTCCATAGAAAGGAATACGACATGGAG is a genomic window containing:
- a CDS encoding ubiquitin-conjugating enzyme E2, putative is translated as MQLGKCVITWCVVLLTLLLKSNFVKCKNLKNSNPFGENTSWGSTLINITNSSRTKLKRAVAKGMILPQMKKRNTHKHINRVTKRLCTINPHNSANKSCSLEPSTSVKKHMRTKYNMGNANYRIQKELHNFLNNPPINCTLDVHPNNIRIWIVKYVGLQNTIYANEVYKLKIIFPDDYPLKPPIVYFLQKPPKHTHVYSNGDICLSLLGDDYNPSLSISGLVLSIISMLSSAKEKKLPIDNYTHADAKPGSNQNNFLYHDDKC